The Gouania willdenowi chromosome 5, fGouWil2.1, whole genome shotgun sequence sequence aaaaaagagataaaaaaggTTCATattgctgctcaaaagttgtttttgttcttcccCATAAACACTCAATTTGTTgacagttttgtgcattgcattgtgggatgtagagtcacAGAGAGGGGTgcatatagaagtgtttttacttcattctggggataaccgggaacaaactacaacaaatgactgtcctccttgtctagtgaaaaacacaagaagccacaataagaatgaagtaaaaacacttctatgcatctatTCACAggattccacatcccacaatgcaatgcaccaaacttttctaAGAATACCAATAAGAGAATGTTTACAAtgtagttaaaaacaaacttcctagtggcaattttaaccttttaaatgATGTTCGATTAATTCATCGTGAAGCACATACAATGATTTTATCAGTAAAAATGATGGTGGGTAGCAActttaaaatataacaatattgTTTGCATCGTCCTAAGTCTTTCATGAACCATTGGGGTATTTTGGGTCTTCGAGTTCTATGGTAGTTTTTGGTCTTGAATTCCCCCAATACTCCATATAATACCAAGAAATAATGGATGAAATCACTGCCAAACTCATATCTAGAGTTAAGTGGTTCTCGTATCTCTTAGGTTcttttctgtcatatttttttaacttcttaTTTGATCAGGATGTTTGGGTTCCCAAAGTCTACTGAGATCTCACGGCAAGGCACACACTGCAAATAATGCCAGTCCATAGATATAGCTCGTTTGGTTGATTGTAGGTAACTTGCGTCTGGAAATAAGTTTTAAGGATATTAACACATTACAGACAAACCTACAAACTCAGGCAGGAATTCTCTTGCTGACTTCTTTCTCTGTATCCAGATGTGAAGTTCGATCTGGTCCAGAGTTCCTCACCCGCTCCTACACCTTCCACCCAAGCCGTCACTTTCACGCCCTGCAACATTACTACTCTGACAGCAACTGTGAGAACCCAATTTACTCACTAACAATCCAGGGAAAGATCCGTCTGCGCCAGGCCTCCTGGATCACCCGCGGAGGTACGGAAGCCGAACACCACCTCAATAAAGTTGCCATCATAATTCACAGCCTTGCAGCAAGGCAACGGCTGGCCCCAAGGCTGCCTAGATCCTGCATGGTTTTGAACCTGGGTCAAGCTGTATCAGGGAAGCCGTATGAGATGTACAACTCAAGAGCAGGGAGGGGATGTCTGCTGTCGCTGGGCTTCTCCATGATGGAAATGGGTCTCTTGCGAGTAGAGACACAGCACCATAACCACAGAGGAAAAATCCAGAAACTTTACCTGGGTGACATCCACACTGACTGGACCCAGAGGACTCACCACAGACCCACTGGGTACCAGCAGCCTCTGCAGAATGCCATGGTGAGTCATTACAGTTCAGTACATGCATGATCAAAGACTTAGCCAGGAGGGTTTTATTAGGAACAGCATCAAACTGCCAATAGAATAATCGGAAGGTTGTTTTTCAAAGGATAATTCTTTGAATTGCCATTAAACTGCTTTTGTCTAAAGTTGTCTCTTATTTTCTTTTCAACACAGCAACACAATATGTCAAGCAAGGCAAAAATAATCAAGCAATgtaataaagacaaaaacaaaaaaaaagaaaatagaaacaGTAGACTTTCAAATATGTATGAccatgaaacattttttaaactttgattGTGCAATGCAAAGCCAAAGTCTTTAGTGTAATTTGTGGTGAGAAAAGATATTCTTCATATTTAGTTAAAACAAGTAGGGTTTCCTAAAGTGGCGATTGTaccatctttcttctccattTGGATTCAAGAACTTCTTTAAGTCACCTAAAATAAACCCTTCTTCATGTTGCTGTACAGCTGTATGCTTTGGGTTCAGAAGACTCCtttgatttaaagttaatttaaagaCAATTTCCTGAAAAGACCCAAAAAAGAAATGGCAAAAGTAACAGCAGCTACATTTTCTACCACGagtgacaaaatgacaataagttTCAGTTacgctttacttgaagttttatacataaggctgacattacactgtcattatctgtcattagcattaataaggtgtcatgaaggctgccaTTAAATctatagaggaggattttcctgaagtttaaaaaagaatcaccctctccactttttgaaaaaatgcacatgtgCAACACTCTACCTGTTCCCAATAGGGAACGTCTATTTAATGagtgcgagagagcgtgcacgagcccagtttttctcgtgcacagctctgtttccAATGGCAAGCTTCAATAAATGACTGAAACCATAGGTCATGAGACACATAAACACTTGTAAAGgcgtgttcacaccaaacgtgactgtagcgactgcagtcacttcaatcgcccgtgatgagtcgcttaaACATAGTgccactttttggtcacttcatcgctccactGATGTGATGACCAggtaatagtgtgtgtgcgtgtgtgtgtgtgtgtgtgtgtgtgtgtgtgtgtgtgtgtgtgtgtgtgtgtgtgtgtgtgtgtgtgtgtgtgtgtgtgtgtctgcctgcCGCTGACAAGGAAGAGAGAAGGTTCCCCGGCCGCATCATAGACAGCGATGCTTTTaaggtttaaatgatcaacttacagggTTACTAAGGGATGATTTCAtgcagaatgtaggcttattcaagaacttaaccgctttaattttccCCCGGTAAACTCAAGAGATCGTGGCTGCAGACCTCCGCTGCAGCTGTCTCACTGTAGCGGCGGAGACGCTGCTGCcccggctctacagacagtgacggccgggggagttgtcgcttaaagtcgcttaaaaagttaaaatgtttcaactttgagcgactacGTCGCACTTGACTAGTCGCTCAAATCTAGTCACGTTGcttgaggggagataacttgaggttgcgtcatttatattgatttgaatgtaatctagtcacttcaGTCAACCCAGTCACGTTCGCTTGCTGCACATGCACACTAAAGGTGCTTTAGTGTGCATGTGCAGCAAGCGAAAACTAGCTAAGGATAAGCCTGTACAACGGCCTTacgtcagaatgattgacatttaggaccaatagtctagatgatccacccggaattggaagccaaaataacatcctccacaatacctttcAGTGTCATTCACTATATATGACACCTAttgagctatgttggcattttttgggttaggtggagagatctagtggggttaggtagggttaggggtttgggttagggttagggtaaccaaagggttaggggttaggataatgaacaacacttaatgacatccttcatgacaccttcaTCATGCTCATGACAGgtgtcataacaatgacagcgtaatgtccacctttatgtataaaacttcaagtaaagtgttacccaagtTTCttagtgttgtgtgttttttaattatttttaaaggtcTTACTAGTACATGTGATAATCATGTTAGGCACCTTCCATCAGGTTTAAGTAAATGGACCCAAATGCATGAGCCTAACATTGGAAACATTGCCTGCAACCCTAAACAGTCTCATCTCTCCATCTTCTTTTGCAGCATCACATCCACCCGTGCCCTGTATGTGCTCTGGTGTACCGGTCCACAGAGCAGCACCCCCCTGTGTTACTACACAGTCCTGCAGCTCCTCAGTCTCTGTCAGGCCACTGGGTCAGCCAGCAATGTGAAACCCATCCGACTGTCCTCTTTCTCACCCGGGACTTCACCTTTGATCCTGATGAGCATGCCTGGGAGGGTGTCTACAAGCACTACTCTGACCCAGCCTGTTCCCAGCCCACATTCACCATGAAAGCCACTGGCCAGTACGTCCAGGGAAACCCTTCTGCTAAACTCTCTGGAGCTTCAGAGTTTGTCTTCAAGGTAACCCAGGTGAGGGTCACAGCTTTGGACAAACCCACAGCAAAGCTTCTAAACATTACAAGACCAGGGAAGTGTGGTCGCGCAGGAGCTTGGGAGATTGGCGTGGAGCAGGATTTGACTCCCACGGCTGGCTGCACGGTGCTGGGACTCAAACTGCCACACAAGGAGTATGAGATCTTCAAGACAGGCCTGGATCACAGAAAACACCCACTGCTGTTCAGCGGTGAGAGGCCAACTGATGGATCCAGTCCAGACCGACCCACGAAGAGAGCAACTTCGTTTCAGGCTCCCATGGTGCTTTGCAGGAGAGAACCCACGCATTCCTCTCATTTGGGGTTTAACAGCAAGCAGGTGCAGTTAGCAGCCAGTGGGAGTGAACAGCTGGCACAGCTGGTACTGCTCGTGTTTGGGTGTGGGCTGTGCAGctggttttatgtttattagaGACGATGTTCTCCAATCCAACCTGTTAAACAGCTGAAGTCAGTTATGAACTGTGTTTTCTGGCAGCTGTTATCCATTTTCCCTTCAAGGAAGAACCATGAGACATTCATAAGTGCTGGAATATGATCATTCTGGTTCAACTCATTGACTAATTCTGGCCTTTAACTTCCCAAGCAATCGGTACAAACTCTAAACCACTATCATACACCATGTgccattcatttaaaaacatacatgtgtttattttacttaatCTTTTCGAAAATGATCTAATGAAGGTTGCATCTCCAGCATTCAAACGTTTATCTGTTTCATTTGGGACATTTCTATGGACCTCCTCAACAACACACAATAATATACTGAAGCACTTTGTACTCGACAACTTTATCAACATATCAGAtccaataaatatataaacatctaaaaaaatcaaAGGGCAAAAGCCCCTGTGGTCTAAAGGCTTTGATCTGCTAAAGGTTTGAGAATGAGTGACCCTGTTCTTCAAGTTTATTGTCAGCCAGTCCAAACAAATGcaatgaatatttattttttaccatttgtactgttctttttttaataacaaatatttttgtCTAATATTGCAGTTACAGTACTTTTGTCATTTAAGAATTTTCATGTCTATTAAAAATGGCTTTTCATAAGTTCTTGGAGTAACCTAATTGTTAAAACTCAGTTCTCTGCCTGTTTTCTATATTTCACCTCACACATTGTGAGAGACTTAGACATCATTGTTATATTTTTCCCATAGCTTCTCTTATTTCAATAGGTATTATTGAACTTGTCCGcccaaaaaatgaatgaataccaAGAAAGCAAAACAATAAGCTAaaatttgacaatgaaaaatgtcATACATCTTATAAATTACTCCATGATTAATCATACAGTTTACTGCACAACTTACTGTGTTAGAGCAAAAATGTAAGCTGTTATTAAAAAGGGCATAGCTGGTTTGAAAGATTGGAATTTCATaaattttaaatagaaaaaaagttgGATTTCTGCTTGTTCGTTTGGTTTTTTACTTATCAAtttatttcaaaagaaaagagagaaaaaagcttCCATCATAATTAGAAAGTAGTGGCAACAGGAATGGAtccatttttcaaaagaaataCCAAAAATGCAAAGTTACTATCTTGTCAAGTTCAAGAAAAAGAGAAGATTGACAGATGATTCAAACCAACAGATGTAGCAATATAAACACTGTTGTGGTGAATATGGTCCCAGCCAAAGATGAAGCTCTCTTACCAGTACATTTTCTGTACATTCCAACCCTCTATTAGGGTCAAAagcttaaaaagaagaaaagattgCAAGTATAAGCTGCTGGAATGAGTTTTCTCCAATGAGTGGTCTGGCTCAGCCTTTGAGATATGGTGAAGATATCTGGACCACTGCTCCTCCTCATCAGTTAAGGACATAGCCTCAGTGGTTTGGGCATCTGCGCAAAGAAGAAGAGCTGTGTTAGACATGTACCGGTAACTTCAGGAGGAAACATTTGTGAATGCCCTGCGAGGGATTCCATCTCACGGCTGGCCATGATACAGTAGAGATGGCCGAAGAGATGTCTGTCTGGGCTTCCTTACTAAGGCTGCTGCTCAGACTAAAATTTATATCTTCGAGTTGACAATTACCCAAGACATTTTGGTTAATCATTGAGGGGAAATTAGCAACATGAAagtatatcaaaatataaattgcGGTACAAGATACAAGTGTCCTTGGTTCTGCGCCTTTTTGCGATGTTAGTTTTTTCCAAACACGAAAGTATTTCAAATAGGATTCCTCCTCAAAAACCATGTTAACAACTAGTCGTGCTTTCATCTGTGCATTCTCAGAGAGCAGTGGGTGGTATTTCGCAGACAGATGAACCAACTGGTGCAACTGGCTTGTTGGGTCTGAAAGAAAACCCATGTGCAGCTATACGTTGAAATGTTGTAGTTAATGCTTGTGTCGGAATACACAGTTGTACATTGAGCTAAATCACTCACACATGCAGGAGTTCTCAGAACTGGACCATGAAACACACCTGGTCTAAAAATCTAGCCGACTCCATGATACATATACTGACTTGGGAAAGGCATGTCACTTTGACTCCAGTGGTTGTCACACAGTAGGAAACTGtagcacaaacacataaaactccTGGACCTTTTGGCTATCTATTTAGCAGTTGTCTAGATAAGTAGagccatgttaaaaaatgtctcCTGTTTTTCCATCAAGAGATCCCCAGAGTAAGAAGGTCTTATCCTCTTGAGATCAGAACACCataaaaacctacttttttcaGCAGCTGTTGGAATATTTTAGCCTGGAACAAAGCGATGGTCAAAATCCACTCattacaaaaagaaaggaaatcaTTTTCCAGCCTCACGCCAATCATGCTTTTTCACCCAGGAAGGAAACAAAAGAATCCATCCCCCCTCATACTTATTTAGAGGTCCAATTGAAGGCCCAGAAACTATAGGTGAGCCTGCTGCCATATGAAGAAGAACCGTCATATGGCCAACACATTGCATTCCTGTACAGGTCAACTGCTGAAAACATGGagcgagatcagacgagatgcAAAACCCAACAGCCAACAAAACAGATTTTTCAACCAGTCTGGAAATAAATGAGCTGCGAAGAAACGCACTGAGGACTAGACTAATGCCAGGATTAACAGTGTCATGGCAGGAAAAAGAACTGAATAAAGAACTGCTGTCATATTTAGGTTATGGCTTAGAACAGGAATCACCAACACagtgcccgtgggcaccaggtGGCAGCCGCATCTTTAGATGtagtgtttgcatgttctctgctTGTAGCGCTATTCTGAACAATAGTTTCAGTTTAGTCTCTTTATTATTAATCCATGTATGAAATTTATTGAGGAGCAAAAAGGGATTCCTTGTGCACCCGAATCAGTAAATCTCTGAAAAGAACTTGGTGAAATAAGGCAAAGATGAGCAATGTCTCCATCATGGTTTTgagttggggaaaaaaaaagtttagtttCAATTCCCTGGATGGTAAAGACAGAAAATCACAAAGAAAGAGAATGAGAGCGCCTCAGTGCTTTCCAGAGGCTGCATACTGTTTCTATTAACTCCTGTGAGAATAAGGCAGCTGCTCGCCCCATGAGGTCATCTTTCAGGCTTGGATCAAGAAATCATGTCTGTAACCCCCTTCGGTGTCTAATCCAACACTAATAAGACAAGTCTGATGGGTGGATAAGTGACATTTATCTGCATTGTGGCGTTCGTAATCTGTTGGTAAAGCCTGGACGTTGTCCTGTGAATCCATCAGTGACCTGCTGGATCAGAACTGCTGTGCTGGGCTTTCAAAAAAGTGAAGTCAGAGCAGAGGGGAGAGTGGGGCCAACCTGTCTGTAATTGGGCCACAGTGGCTTGTTAAATGCAGTAGTTTAGAAGGAGAAAGAGCACAGACACATTTCGaagtaaaagaaagaaagtttgGCTGTAGTGtgagtgttagggttagggttagggttacgttAAACGCATCTGTAGACTGCAACTCTATGGATACGGAGCGCCGCCATTGGCCAGTTTTGGtaacgtgataggtgcaccacgtgacttaaagttctgtgTAGCTCATATaaatttttagctaccccgttaacccttttttttttgccctaacGCTAACCGTAACTCTATCCccatccctaaccctaactgttactgtaactctatccctaaccctaatcgtaactgtaactctatccttaacagtaaaatgtttatttttgttgaatgtGCCGTGTTGAATATGATAAatcgaaaagaaaaaaaaatgtgtaaaacgtgggattcaaacccacttCAGCAAAACCCACAATCGCAGTGAAAGCGGCACCTTAGACCACTAGACTATCCTGAAACAGGTACATTGTGCTGATGTAGAGATTAGAGAAGCTCTGGAAACGTAGCTATAGTCCCAGGGGCAACAGCTACGTTTAACGGACCTCCAGACACTTCCTACTTTATTTACCAAAAAATAAGAAGACTACATATTACTCTGGGTTGTAAGAAATTAAGTGTGGCCCATCTGCTGTAGAGGGATTTACCAAATGGTCCAAATCTTGTTTAGCTCTGGCACAGGAAACTCATCTGCCTTCCTTATGCTAACGCTACATAGCATCCATCTTACATCCAGATGGTTTATATCAAAAGCCAAGCATAAAAGCATTTTCATTCAACTAAACCTCAGGATAAAGTTGATAGCCCATAAAAAAAGTACTTCATAAGTAAAGTTAAGGAAAGCCAAGGAGGTATTAAGGGGAATGGTTGGTCATAGAGATGCACATGATAGCACTAATGAAACCTGATTGATATTATTGAAATTCACTGTCTTAATTAATTTGTGTAGATCAACACTAATAGTgtttaatgcattacatttgctCCAGTATTTCtacttaaagtgtaagtacaccctaaggtttttgctgacctgccacgaggggggaattcaaaaaatgccttgattatgagcGTTGCGTCCtaattaagacacgcccagtcacagtagccccgcccccacagcgctgcacagttccacatggatCAATCAATGCTCAATGAGAGTTGTGATAGGAGGTAAACagtccctcctcccatttttcataggggaggcggggccaacagtgacggttagtgatgtcactgatccgAAAAAACGTCACTGATCTAATATCAGCCAATAGGAAAATTCAATTGCAATAGCcagcgttcaacccatagaggacagTCACTCTGACACATTACAACTtagaccacgtgtcaaactcaaggccaaatccagccattttcagcatagtaaaaatgacacaaaaaaaacatgtttcattgtgtaatttacaaaataattcagttgtaaatacaTCAGTCCCTCCAACTACCCAtggatacaaatttacaaatttcccaggcttttatcacatgatggcagtcatttttattcttgaattaattaaaaaactatttatttatttttcaaaatcctgcacatttcctcaaattattcaactaaattaaataacaattgatCATAATATTAAGGaaatgtaaattaatttaagtttaaaGTAACTTAATGGTTGGATAATGTTAGTCTCATATACCGGTACTTGATATGTATGTAATTCATACctggaagtgaaaactagggcatATTAATGTTGAAATCTGTCTTTTTCCTGCTAAattctgtggccctcttgagatcaaactgctctgtatttggcccctgaactgaaatgagtttgacactcctgacttagactaaaatgtgaagagtgggacgaggatcaataaactacattacttcatacctaatcatatactgtatgtattcagcagaaaaaaaagggtttacttacactttaactTTTGAATGAATTGCACGTGTGCACAAGCTGAACTTACTTACTTTTGCTCGTAACCTTAATATTATGCTTTCCATGGGAAACCTCATCACCTGCTAGTGTGAGAAGTCAAAGTGAGCTACTATAACGTCTGTTCGTTTTACAGCGGCTCCTCTTTACAAGCCCAATGTCTAACAAACACAATAggaatttatttctgattagcTTATTTGTGAAAAGTCTACAGTTGTTTCCAGTGGTGCTCTCGTGGATTCTTTCTTCCCTTCATGTTTTGGCTTAAACGGATCATTTCGATTTGGGTATTgaattctttcttctttttttttttttttttttttttaatttaagtcttTTTGATGCAGTAACCAAACGTTAACCATGACTGGAAGAGGAATGTTCCCCTATACtgtttaagaaagaaaaaacaaatcaagCCTGAGGAGTTTCCTTTCAGCCGAACCAAGTTTCCAAACCACAAGCAAGTTTGGTGGTTTAGTCTGACAAATGTTTTGGTAAAAGTCTCAGTGCTGCTTTTGGACAGAAACTCCTCaaaattctcttttttttaattccatctCCTGCTTTCACATAACGTGCTgttaatgcacacacacacgcacgcacgcgcacgcacaccaGTGAAATGACATCACTGCAGTTGTATGACTAATATCCAACCTCCCACACTTATTCAAATTTCAACCTCTGTCAAGTGAAATCCCAATATTTCAACACAAAAATGAGCAGCAGCTGCATCATAAAAGATAACCTCAGCCATAAGTCGACAGGCTCAGTTAGGACAAATGACTTTCTCGTGATAAGCGTGTCTTCTGCGCacaacaaagacattttttccatCCACAGAGCTGGTGTGTAAGGCAGCTGCTGCATCTTCCAGCTTGATCtgagacattaaaaaaataaaaactcatctCTGTCATGACCTCATGCACATTAGTAACAAACTACTGAACTGTTCCCGCGCTGCATTTTAAAGCCAAATTCTAATTTTAAAAGCTCCTAATCTCTAAACAGAGCCAAATAGCTACAAAATACtaagaattatatatatatatatatatatatatatatattttttttttttttttttttttttttacataaatacaAATACTATTACAACATTACAAAATGACCCGTTTGCaaaagtttttgtgtttcttgtgtCACTCCGCAAGGATAAAAGGCCGGATACACATCTGTATgtaaccccaaaataaacattgttttgcAACAACTTTCAGTCTGTAAAATCACAGATGTGTTAGGAAGTAAATTTGGCAGAGCTGTTTaagggcaaacacaagaaatgacattaagaatgatgtaaaaacacttctacgcATGCGTTtaagggactccacatcccacaatgcaatgcgagaAACTTTTCAATGTCAggaagagtgtttacagtgggaATCAAAACAATATTTCGAGCAGCAACTTTGACCTTTTACATGTTCTTTTCAaacaaattatctttgatttgttgatctgtgaggcctacactatgtttttatctgatttttattttttattgtccctAGAAGTTTTAACAAGCACATTTTCACGACTAAAGAACCTTTCTGAACATCTTCATACTGAGTGGTGTGCCTGTATTTATCCATCTCATAGGGCTCAGAGTCCTCCTCctttgtttccatggtaacccTGTTGACACATTAAAAGGTCATTGGGCCGGAAAATGAACTTATAAAAGTTCCCATTAAAAAATTTGCCACAATTGGGGTTAATGTGTGTATTAATTTTTTGtaccttgtttgcacatactgtcaaaggtcaacactacatgtatgttttattattgcaatgaaataaatgcatgtattttattgcatagttgtgaccatcaccagccctccgaaaggaagaggaagaaaaactttattaaagggaggatatagaaagagagggcagtgttacaccttggtgagggggaagggaagagggaagagggagttagggtgtgACAATGGAAAGGGTGGGAAGGAGTCGACTATTTTAAGCTGAGAGTGCAacgtgatgttgctgttgtgcatattgtgttgtggggtGTAATAAAataagccagtctggtgacaagtgtggagaaactGAAGCAGGTGACGCAGCACCAATGATTGTGGTCGTTTGAATACAGATGGTAATGTAAAGTGGGgtgataatgtaaaaaaaaaaagtgctattggactaattttgtaaattatattatatattatatgtcAGCCcctaaagctgatatccagagtttctgagaaacgtcttgatGCCCCGCCCTAAACCGCTCCACTTCCTCTCCCCTGcatctgcaatctaccagaagccacgcctctacttttgtggAACataaggtcgcatcgggtcacattcATATACAGTAGGTTCATGGGTCatcaaaaatcatatttacctaaccctaacccacagttccgcattcactttgattgacagtatccgctacaggaagtcgaaCCCTATTGGCTGTGCGATCACAGcacttttttacatttgtataggggtctacagGACGATGACGggacttacagtatatacattaatgtatatgaatgaccaccggcaggagtccatagtaaaagactagttaggtattttaatgcatttctaaAGAATCGTACATAatcatagatttctcagaaactccggatatcagctttaagttgtAACTTAAATCAGATTATTACACAACTGACTGAAACATAGAAAGGTAGAAATCTTAAGATGACGTCACATGATGCCAGTTGTCTTTTCTCCAAACTTTCCGCCACAGTGACTGATCCTCCTCAAACTTTTAGGAATCAAAAGTGTGACATAATGACACATTTGTAATGATTTTAAGTTCTACATTCGTCTACAGATTGCCAAATTCTCAATTCAAAGGTGAAAAGTGCAGGACAAATACAGTGCTCACACTTTACATAAGATGTAAGATGATTcgtttatttttctgtccaaATGTCTAAATGGAGGATTTTAAATTCTTCTGGGTCCCACTACGATGCATGAACCTTTTAAAAAGCCTGGCAGGTCCACCTGTTAATTTCACCATTACAACAGAAAAATTGCTTGCAGTGTTATTTTGTTTCGTGTGATTAAAATCCCTGTGGTTTCTTTTACAATTTCCTTTGAtcaaatatgttttattcaataatCCTGATTTGCAATGAATGTAAATCCCTCTAACGTAcaattgtgtttgtttcttCCATTCAGAACACAGCTGTGCTTTGCAGAGGCCAAGTCTGCGTGAACTGTGAATGGACCCAAAGATCGTTGGAATGCTTGGCATTTGGGATAATCCATATTATGGTTTTTTCTGTAAATGGCTCACACTGGACTTTTAATTAAGCGGTTTGTTCGACCCTGTTTCTGTGGTATGGATATGACAACTTGATGTGAGGACACAGTGTTtccttcatcttcttcttcaaaGGTTTCATATATTAATTCGGTGGCACCAAATGGTTTTTAGGTTGCTTTGTCAGACTGACAAAGACATCAGTAGAAGGCTTGTCAGTCCTCAGAGACGCTGTAACTGATGTTAAACTCATTAAACATCACAGCACAAAGTATCTCATGGATggagaaataaattaaaatctcaCAAGTGACATTCCATGTGGTTTTTAAAGGAGCACCACTCGGATGTGGTTCAGCCTGCAACCACAAGACAACCACAATTCC is a genomic window containing:
- the apcdd1l gene encoding protein APCDD1-like, translating into MRCPEAGKMSNGHFSHLLKGVWLLWLWHAVFVVGSGSKLWKVPSDSFTSSSSNGSESVIWEPQCQYRLLQDRVRITANVPPRLDGTWVSTRCEVRSGPEFLTRSYTFHPSRHFHALQHYYSDSNCENPIYSLTIQGKIRLRQASWITRGGTEAEHHLNKVAIIIHSLAARQRLAPRLPRSCMVLNLGQAVSGKPYEMYNSRAGRGCLLSLGFSMMEMGLLRVETQHHNHRGKIQKLYLGDIHTDWTQRTHHRPTGYQQPLQNAMHHIHPCPVCALVYRSTEQHPPVLLHSPAAPQSLSGHWVSQQCETHPTVLFLTRDFTFDPDEHAWEGVYKHYSDPACSQPTFTMKATGQYVQGNPSAKLSGASEFVFKVTQVRVTALDKPTAKLLNITRPGKCGRAGAWEIGVEQDLTPTAGCTVLGLKLPHKEYEIFKTGLDHRKHPLLFSGERPTDGSSPDRPTKRATSFQAPMVLCRREPTHSSHLGFNSKQVQLAASGSEQLAQLVLLVFGCGLCSWFYVY